The Listeria cossartiae subsp. cossartiae genome includes the window GCCTCTTTATCAGGAACTGTCACCGAAGTAATCGAGTCTCCAACCGGATTACCAGCGCCAAAATAACTTAAAATACTTGAATCAGAGCTACTTGTTGGTTGGTAGCTGCTTGGAACAGGTAGCGAAACAAATCGCATACCATCTGGTAACGTGAAATTTATTTTTTTACCAGCGGAACTATTATTATTAAACTCTACTGTGACAGAAACGTCTTTGATATCCCCGTTACCCCAAGCTGTCTTGTTATAATCGGGAATATTTAAGGCTACAGTCGGCGCACTGGATTTAAGCCCTGTTTTACCAGGAGTTACAGTTGCCGTCTCTTCAGATATTTCGCTTACTTTATAAGAAGCAGTATATTCTTTTTCTGCGCCAGCTTTATCTTTGTAGGAAATAATAAAGTCGACAGAGCCATTTTTGGTAGCTACATATTCAGCTTCCTCGCCATCTGTTTTTTCTCCGTCAGGCGTTTCTATAGCTAAAATTTTAACTTGCGTGTTTTTCGGTGTGGCTTTAAGTGTCAGTGTAGCTTTCTTTTTGTCGCTTGAAAGCTCATTTTGAACCGTATAAGAAACGGAATCATTACCATTTTCTTCTGCAAAAACTCGGAATGAAGAAAGATTAAGCTGACCGAGTATTAATAAAGCAGCCATGACTAACAATAAGGAACGCCTCAAGCTTGTTGTTTTTATCATATAAGTTTATCTCCTTTTGAATTTTCCAAATTGCCCGGGATGTGTTTTCCGTTAATCTAACCGCGGACGCTGAGGATTTTTTTATTAAAATTATTTCAGCAATTTCACATAGATACGTTGCCATATAAATACGGCTCCTCCTGCCACAAGCAGGCTACAAAGAACTAGGTAACTCCTTATTCCAAACTCAATCGGCCAAGGAGATCCAACTACTTGTACAAGCACAGAATGCATAGTATTCATTGCAAAATATCCAACAAAGTACAAGCCAGTAATTAAAAGTAAACCTAGTAACTGCATCATTTCTTTTTTGAACTTTTGAGCTACCCGTGTTTTCTGCCACAAGGAAAGTAGATGAAATAACCACGTGCTCCAAAACATGAATAGTATAAATTGGAAAGGTATTGCCAATATTTGTAACGCTATGATACACACTAAAAGCGTTGCGCTAATAACGACAATGAAAGCTGTAACTTCCCCGTCCAGTTGAAAACGTTGGTACCACGATTGATACCGCCGGACTCTTTCTAAAGGTATTTCATCTCGGGTTAAAAAATGGCGAATACCGGCAAGAAGCAGCAAAACTATTAGAAAAAAAGCAGCAAACAAAGAAACAATTTGTAGCAATGTATCCAAAAATCCGCTCGTCATATAATCCCCCGCCCTCCTTGTTTTCGCTTACTAAGTCTTTCAAAAATCCGTTCAGCTTGATTGGCATCTGTTGAAGCAAATTGCGCCATGATATTTGCTTCATTTTGAACTAGATGTAAATAACCGAGGGCAACAAAGATAGGCTCAGTAGCCGCACTATCTAAAATAGTAATTTCACTATAATCAAAGAAACTCAGGCAATCGATATGTTCTTCTAATACCGTTTGCTGCCCTTCTTTTGTATTGATAACAAATCCCTCTACATCACCTTCAAAAAATTGCCCCATAGGCGAGACGATTTTTAATTTCATTTGCCTCTCCTCCTATTTCAAGTCTTTGTAGGATCCTATAAACAAGAATTCTCGCTCTGAACGTTCATCATATTCGCCACTCAGAATACGCTCCACACTAACCAGTAAGTCTTCAATTTCAACAAAAATCCCTTCTGTACCAGTGAATTTTTCGGAAACATAAAATGGTTGTGATAGGAAGTTACGAATTTTCCGTGCCCGGTGAACGAGTTTTTTATCCTCGTCGCTCAACTCAGCCATACCAAGCACGTTGATGATTTCTTGCAATTCCATATAGCGTTGTAAAATAAATTTCACTTGTACAGCTAATTGGTAATGACGTTCGCCAACAAAGGTTGGATTAAGAGCCCGGGAGAATGATTGAAGTGGATTAACAGCTGGGAAAATCCCTAATGCTGCAATCGAACGTTCTAATACAATCGTTGAGTCTAGGTGACTGAACGTTGCAACCGCGGATGGGTCATCAATATCATCGGCCGGTAAGAATACACATTGGATTGACGTAATCGAGCCATTCTTAGTAGATGCGATTCTATCCTGAAAATCACCCACTTCTTTTGAAAGTGTTGACTGATATCCCCCCGTAATCGGAATTTTACCTTGCAAAGAGGATACTTCGGAACCTGCTTGGATGAAACGAAAGACATTATCGATAAATAGTAAAACATCTTTTTTCTCTTCATCACGTAAATATTCTGCGATTGTAAGGCCTGTTAACGCTACACGCATACGGACACCAGGCGACTCGTTCATTTGGCCAAGTACGACGGTTGTTTGCGGTAATACACCACTAGATTCTAATTCTTTATATAAACCAATACCTTCTCTGACACGCTCGCCAACCCCTGTAAAAACGGAATTTCCGCCCATCATACTGATATTGTTAATCAACTCTTGCATTAAAACGGATTTCCCAACTCCAGCACCACCGAAAAGCCCCGTTTTACCACCTTTTAAAATCGGACAAATCAAATCGATAACTTTGATGCCGGTATAAAGGATTTCTTTATTTGTATCTAATTCTCGAAGTAAAGGCTGTTCACGGAAAATTGGCCATTTAACTTTAGCTTCTGGTTCGGGTAGTCCATCGATCGCTTTGCCATAAACATTCAGCATCCGTCCTTGAACCGTTTCTCCAACAGGAACTTCAATTGGATGACCAAGATTAACGACTTCTGCGCCCCTTGCCAAACCACTAACTTCCCCAATCGCAATTGCTGAAACAGTATTAATACCAGTATGTTGAACGACTTCCGCTAAATAAGTTCCTTGGTGTGTCTCATATTCGAGCGCATGGCTAATTTCAGGGAGTTCGCTTTCATTAAATTCAATTTTTAAAACAAAACCACTAATGCTTATAATGGTCCCAGTGTTTTTTTTCATTTATTCTTCTTCCTTCCTGATTGTCTGTGCGCCGCTGATGATATCCAACAATTCGCCTGTTTTTTGTTGTAATGCTTTTTTTCTAGCATCAAAAACGGCTTCTTCATGCTGCTTATGAATGTTATCTTTCGCTTGTTTCATCGCAATTCGGCGCATACAATACTCACTTGCAACCGAATAGCGGAACATGCTGTAAAGCAACCCACATAGATAATTTTCTAGTAACAACTGCTCTACTTGTTCGTCATCCGTCTCAAAATCAAGTACATAATCAACTTCGATTGACTCCGCATCTGATTCTTCAGGAATATCTGGATAAATTTTTTCGCACATCGCTTCTGATTGAACGGCATTAAGATATTTTGTGAAAATAACATAAAGTGCATCCATTTCTTGTTTATTAATTTGATCAATAAAATCCGCTGTCACTTCTGTCGTTGTTTCCAAATCAATATTTTCAAGCGAAAACTGCAAGTATGTGGTGATTTTCTGACCTAGATTCGTTAAATAACGATGCCCTTGTTCCCCCACCACAATCCAGTTAATGTTCACTTGATCACCAAGCGTTTCAATCAATTTATCTATTTCAGCAAAAACTTCACTATTATAGGCTCCACAAAGCCCTCGTTCGGATGTAATCGCAAGTGCAGTCACATTTTTTTCTTCTATTGCTTGTATGTTTTTGCTGGTATACATCGTTTTTCTAACCCATCGCAAACTTTTCAAGATAGTTTCATAATAACTAACGGCCGCTTCAGCTTTTTCCCGCAGACCTGAAAGTTTTCCAAGGGTTGCTAATTCCGTTACATGGACAATTTTATAAGTTGAGTTCAGTGCTTTAATTTTTTTTCGCGCCTGGTCTATGCTACTCAACGGAAAGGCCTCCCCGCTTCCTGAATAATTTCTTCTAATAGTTTGACGTGAGATGCATCTAGTTCACTGATTTCCTCAATTTGGTTCGAAAATGATTCAAAGTCCGGATGAGCATGCGCTTTTTCTAATAACAATCCTTTGAAAGATTGAACATTCGTTGGCGCCATTTTGTTTAAGAAACCATTTTGGAATGCATATAAAATGGTAATTAATTCTGGCACAGATAGCGGGCTCAAAATATTTTGTTTAAATAGCTCGGTCAACATTTTTCCATCTGTTACCATTTTCATACTTCCGTCATCAAGTGCATTACCAAAATCCAGTAATTCTTTTAACTCTTCAAACTGAGAAAGTATCAGCGTCAAATTCTTGCTAAGTTTGCGAATAATCGGGTGTTGCGCGTCGCCACCTATTCTGGAAACCGATACGCCGACATCTACAGCTGGCTTTTGTCCACGGTTGAATAAATCGGATTTTAAGAACAACTGACCATCTGTAATCGAAATAACGTTGGTCGGAATATACGCCGTTACATCATCAGATAAAGTTTCAATCATTGGAATGGCAGTAATAGAACCGCCACCATGCTCCTGATTCATTTGTACCGCACGTTCTAAAAGGCTTGAATGGATGTAGAAACTATCTCCTGGATAAGCTTCTCTTCCCGGTGGACGGTTGAAGAGCAACGTAATCGCTCGATAAGCATCCGCATGTTTTGTTAAGTCATCAAAAATAATTAAGACGTCTTTCCCTTGGTCCCGTAGTGCCTCTGCGACCGCCATTCCCGCGTATGGGGTTAAATATTGGGCGGTAAGAGAATCACTTGCAGCTGTTGCAACCACTGTCGAATAGTCCATTGCGCCATGTTTACGCAGTGTTTCAATCACTTCAGCAATATAAGCTGCTTTTAGACCAATCGCTACATAGATACAATGTACATTTTGATTGTGTTGATTAATGATTGTATCCACTGCAATTTGGGTTTTTCCTGATTGCCGGTTGCCAAGGATTAGTTGGCGCTGACCTCGACCAATCGGTGTGATAGAGTCGATTACTGCAAGCCCAGTATTCAGCGGGCGAGTAACGCTATCAATCGTCATAATCGCCGGCGTTACACAAAATAGCGGGGAAGTAGCAGTTGGCTGTTCATCGCTAATGTCGTATAACATTTTTCCAGTTGTATCAATAATACGACCTGCCATATCTTCAAACAGA containing:
- a CDS encoding F0F1 ATP synthase subunit epsilon; translated protein: MKLKIVSPMGQFFEGDVEGFVINTKEGQQTVLEEHIDCLSFFDYSEITILDSAATEPIFVALGYLHLVQNEANIMAQFASTDANQAERIFERLSKRKQGGRGII
- a CDS encoding F0F1 ATP synthase subunit alpha, producing MKTIHFDMNKYETPVDLEYLKEHGRVEKISDGVIFSSGLENAALHQAVTIDGKHRGVILELNEEFVGIGLIDKTNDILEGMTVSVTDHFIEVNLFEDMAGRIIDTTGKMLYDISDEQPTATSPLFCVTPAIMTIDSVTRPLNTGLAVIDSITPIGRGQRQLILGNRQSGKTQIAVDTIINQHNQNVHCIYVAIGLKAAYIAEVIETLRKHGAMDYSTVVATAASDSLTAQYLTPYAGMAVAEALRDQGKDVLIIFDDLTKHADAYRAITLLFNRPPGREAYPGDSFYIHSSLLERAVQMNQEHGGGSITAIPMIETLSDDVTAYIPTNVISITDGQLFLKSDLFNRGQKPAVDVGVSVSRIGGDAQHPIIRKLSKNLTLILSQFEELKELLDFGNALDDGSMKMVTDGKMLTELFKQNILSPLSVPELITILYAFQNGFLNKMAPTNVQSFKGLLLEKAHAHPDFESFSNQIEEISELDASHVKLLEEIIQEAGRPFR
- a CDS encoding F0F1 ATP synthase subunit gamma, with translation MSSIDQARKKIKALNSTYKIVHVTELATLGKLSGLREKAEAAVSYYETILKSLRWVRKTMYTSKNIQAIEEKNVTALAITSERGLCGAYNSEVFAEIDKLIETLGDQVNINWIVVGEQGHRYLTNLGQKITTYLQFSLENIDLETTTEVTADFIDQINKQEMDALYVIFTKYLNAVQSEAMCEKIYPDIPEESDAESIEVDYVLDFETDDEQVEQLLLENYLCGLLYSMFRYSVASEYCMRRIAMKQAKDNIHKQHEEAVFDARKKALQQKTGELLDIISGAQTIRKEEE
- the atpD gene encoding F0F1 ATP synthase subunit beta, with translation MKKNTGTIISISGFVLKIEFNESELPEISHALEYETHQGTYLAEVVQHTGINTVSAIAIGEVSGLARGAEVVNLGHPIEVPVGETVQGRMLNVYGKAIDGLPEPEAKVKWPIFREQPLLRELDTNKEILYTGIKVIDLICPILKGGKTGLFGGAGVGKSVLMQELINNISMMGGNSVFTGVGERVREGIGLYKELESSGVLPQTTVVLGQMNESPGVRMRVALTGLTIAEYLRDEEKKDVLLFIDNVFRFIQAGSEVSSLQGKIPITGGYQSTLSKEVGDFQDRIASTKNGSITSIQCVFLPADDIDDPSAVATFSHLDSTIVLERSIAALGIFPAVNPLQSFSRALNPTFVGERHYQLAVQVKFILQRYMELQEIINVLGMAELSDEDKKLVHRARKIRNFLSQPFYVSEKFTGTEGIFVEIEDLLVSVERILSGEYDERSEREFLFIGSYKDLK